Proteins encoded in a region of the Mucilaginibacter sabulilitoris genome:
- a CDS encoding bile acid:sodium symporter family protein, which yields MVKTSVLKVVGYVLAAIFLLLYIILNFWGYVWPGGWLLMGFFFSLAIVFQTDVRLKGFSFTTMIFAAVSMAMYYPHYFTSVGGFKLSGLIIPLLQVIMFGMGSELSLKELATVVKMPKAILVGIVCHYTIMPLIGFALANMFNFPKEIAAGVILVGCCPSGLASNVMAYLSRANLALSIAVTTVSTLLAPLLTPLLMRVLAGKFVAVHFWDMAWDTTRVVIIPIVAGLLFHFLVRGKVKWLDRLMPVISMAAIGLIIVVITAAGRDSLIKVGALLVLAVFIHNISGYTLGYWFSRLLGFKEKDCRTISLEVGMQNSGLASGLALLMGGMATIGLAPAIFGPVMNVSGSLLATWWHGKIPEEEKEVVPINLN from the coding sequence ATGGTTAAAACCTCTGTTTTAAAAGTAGTGGGTTACGTATTGGCGGCTATTTTTTTGCTGTTGTATATCATCCTAAATTTCTGGGGGTATGTATGGCCCGGCGGTTGGTTGCTGATGGGTTTCTTTTTTTCGCTGGCCATAGTTTTTCAAACCGATGTAAGGTTAAAAGGGTTTTCCTTTACCACCATGATATTTGCGGCGGTAAGTATGGCTATGTACTATCCGCATTATTTTACCAGTGTAGGAGGGTTTAAACTTTCGGGACTTATTATCCCACTGTTGCAGGTGATCATGTTTGGCATGGGCAGTGAGTTGAGTTTAAAGGAGCTGGCCACTGTTGTTAAAATGCCTAAAGCCATATTGGTAGGGATAGTTTGCCATTACACCATTATGCCTCTTATTGGCTTTGCGCTGGCTAATATGTTTAATTTCCCGAAAGAGATAGCGGCCGGCGTTATCCTGGTAGGGTGCTGCCCGAGCGGGCTGGCATCAAATGTAATGGCTTATTTATCAAGGGCTAACCTGGCGTTGTCTATAGCGGTTACTACAGTTTCAACTTTGCTGGCACCATTGTTAACTCCTTTGCTGATGCGGGTGCTGGCCGGCAAGTTTGTAGCCGTACATTTCTGGGATATGGCCTGGGACACCACCCGGGTAGTGATCATACCTATTGTTGCAGGTTTATTATTTCACTTTTTGGTAAGGGGAAAAGTGAAGTGGCTCGACAGGCTGATGCCGGTAATTTCAATGGCCGCCATCGGATTGATCATTGTCGTAATTACTGCAGCCGGGCGCGACAGCCTGATTAAAGTGGGTGCGCTCTTGGTTTTGGCTGTATTTATTCATAATATTTCGGGATATACATTAGGCTACTGGTTTAGTCGCTTGTTAGGGTTTAAAGAAAAGGACTGCCGGACAATATCGCTCGAAGTGGGGATGCAGAACAGCGGACTGGCATCCGGATTGGCACTGTTGATGGGAGGGATGGCGACTATTGGGCTTGCGCCGGCTATATTTGGCCCTGTAATGAACGTATCGGGTTCTTTACTGGCTACCTGGTGGCATGGTAAGATCCCAGAGGAAGAAAAAGAAGTAGTACCCATTAACTTAAATTAA
- the rhaT gene encoding L-rhamnose/proton symporter RhaT, with protein MQIIFGVFFHFIGGFASGSFYIPYKKIKGWAWESYWIVGGIFSWLIVPPLAAWLTIPGFTDIISHTEGSVLGWTYLMGLLWGIGGLTYGLGVRYLGVSLGSTIILGLCSVFGALIPSFYYDLFPKEGKDTFSMMIHNSWGQFVLLGVLLCVAGIVICGKAGMMKERELSSANGHVEKQANQDYKFGLGILVAIISGILSACFNFGIEAGKSMADTANQIWQAAHPGQGNFLYQNNVTYIIILWGGLTTNFIWCMILNARNKTFGDYTDKKTPLLKNYLFAALAGTTWFLQFFFYGMGESKMGNGASSWILHMAFIILIANMWGLVLKEWKGVSKKAFATVIAGIAVIILSVLVVGYGNSIK; from the coding sequence ATGCAGATAATTTTCGGAGTTTTTTTCCATTTCATCGGCGGTTTTGCCTCGGGGAGTTTTTACATTCCCTATAAAAAAATAAAAGGATGGGCCTGGGAGAGCTACTGGATAGTAGGTGGCATTTTTTCATGGCTCATTGTGCCGCCGCTGGCAGCATGGTTAACCATCCCCGGCTTTACTGATATTATTTCCCATACAGAAGGCTCTGTATTAGGCTGGACTTATTTGATGGGTCTGTTATGGGGCATTGGGGGGCTTACCTATGGCCTGGGTGTCAGGTACCTTGGTGTATCATTAGGCAGTACCATTATACTGGGTCTTTGCTCGGTATTTGGCGCACTGATACCATCTTTTTATTATGATTTATTTCCGAAGGAGGGCAAGGATACTTTTAGCATGATGATACATAATTCCTGGGGGCAATTTGTATTATTAGGCGTATTACTTTGTGTTGCCGGTATAGTTATATGCGGTAAAGCAGGTATGATGAAAGAGCGGGAACTATCGTCAGCAAACGGCCACGTTGAAAAACAAGCTAATCAGGATTATAAATTTGGTCTGGGTATCCTGGTAGCCATAATATCGGGTATATTGAGCGCTTGTTTCAATTTCGGTATCGAGGCAGGTAAATCAATGGCCGACACTGCTAACCAAATCTGGCAGGCTGCTCATCCGGGACAGGGTAATTTCCTGTATCAAAACAACGTAACCTACATTATCATACTATGGGGCGGTCTTACTACCAATTTTATCTGGTGTATGATACTTAATGCACGCAATAAAACTTTTGGCGATTATACCGATAAAAAAACACCGCTGCTTAAAAACTATCTTTTCGCGGCACTGGCGGGCACTACGTGGTTTCTGCAGTTCTTTTTCTATGGTATGGGCGAAAGCAAAATGGGTAACGGGGCAAGTTCATGGATACTGCACATGGCGTTTATTATATTAATAGCCAACATGTGGGGGCTGGTGCTAAAAGAATGGAAAGGTGTAAGTAAAAAAGCATTCGCTACTGTAATAGCGGGTATAGCGGTTATAATACTATCGGTACTGGTTGTAGGTTATGGCAACTCTATCAAATAA
- a CDS encoding bifunctional aldolase/short-chain dehydrogenase: protein MSVKTTQFKHVSYLWDDAKAAELAGDEVALLIYRSNLLGADLRLTNYGGGNTSCKVISKDPLTGSEVEVMWIKGSGGDIGTLKKSGLAALYVDRLRSLKNVYRGVEYEDEMVELFNHCIYDLASKAPSIDTPLHGFLPFKHIDHLHPDAAIAIAAAKDGKKITRELFNGTIGWVEWKKPGFELGLQLKQCLDENPGIRGIMLGSHGLFTWGDTAYESYMNTLEVIERCAEYLEENYGKKGPVFGGQKVQSLDEAGRKKQAAAIAPILRGFCSSERHMVGHFTDDARVLEFINSNDLDRLAPLGTSCPDHFLRTKISPLVLDLKSGEDLSDVKALQERLTPAFEAYRQMYTDYYNTCKHDNSPAIRDTNPVIILYPGVGLFSFSKDKQTARVAAEFYTNAINVMKGAEAISEYTSLPHQEAFDIEYWLLEEAKLQRMPKPKALSGKIALITGSAGGIGKAIAKKFVDEGAVVILNDMNAERLEGAGEEFKKQYGKDSYTTATLDVTNAEQINSALEIAALAFGGVDIVVNNAGLSISKSIADHTEKDWELLYDVLVKGQFFITQAAVAVMKKQAIGGDIINIVSKNALVSGPNNAGYGSAKAAQLHLSRLNAAELGTDGIRVNVVNPDAVISDSNIWAGGWAEGRAKAYGITVAELPAYYAKRTLLNEIILPADIADACFAFTGGLLNKSTGNVLNVDGGVAMAFVR from the coding sequence ATGTCTGTCAAAACAACACAATTTAAGCATGTAAGCTACCTGTGGGATGATGCAAAAGCCGCCGAACTTGCAGGCGACGAAGTTGCCCTGTTAATATACCGCTCAAACCTGTTGGGTGCCGATTTGCGCCTTACCAATTACGGCGGGGGTAACACTTCATGTAAAGTAATATCAAAAGACCCGCTTACCGGCAGCGAGGTTGAGGTAATGTGGATCAAAGGCTCTGGCGGCGATATCGGTACCCTTAAAAAAAGCGGACTGGCAGCATTATATGTTGATCGCCTGCGCAGCCTTAAAAACGTTTACCGCGGGGTTGAATATGAAGATGAGATGGTTGAATTATTTAACCATTGCATTTACGACCTGGCATCAAAAGCGCCCTCAATTGACACCCCTTTACACGGCTTTTTACCATTTAAGCACATCGATCACCTGCACCCCGACGCGGCCATTGCTATCGCTGCCGCCAAAGATGGCAAAAAAATAACCCGGGAACTTTTTAACGGCACTATAGGCTGGGTTGAATGGAAAAAACCGGGCTTTGAACTTGGCCTGCAATTAAAACAATGTCTGGACGAAAACCCTGGCATCCGTGGCATCATGTTAGGCTCACATGGTTTATTTACCTGGGGCGACACCGCTTACGAAAGCTATATGAACACGCTTGAAGTTATCGAGCGCTGCGCCGAATACTTAGAGGAAAACTATGGTAAGAAAGGCCCTGTTTTTGGCGGCCAGAAAGTACAAAGTTTAGACGAAGCCGGTCGTAAAAAACAAGCAGCTGCTATTGCGCCTATCCTGCGTGGTTTTTGCTCGAGCGAAAGGCACATGGTAGGCCATTTTACTGATGACGCTCGTGTGCTGGAATTTATCAATTCAAATGATCTTGACCGTTTAGCACCATTAGGTACAAGCTGTCCCGACCACTTTTTACGTACCAAGATCAGTCCGCTGGTACTTGACCTTAAATCCGGCGAAGACCTGAGCGATGTTAAAGCATTACAAGAGCGCCTTACCCCTGCTTTTGAGGCCTACCGCCAGATGTATACCGACTATTATAACACCTGCAAACATGATAACAGCCCGGCAATCAGGGATACCAATCCGGTAATTATCCTGTACCCTGGTGTAGGCTTGTTCTCTTTTTCAAAAGATAAACAAACAGCCCGCGTAGCAGCTGAGTTTTATACCAATGCCATCAACGTTATGAAAGGCGCTGAAGCTATATCTGAATATACTTCACTACCACACCAGGAAGCTTTTGATATTGAGTACTGGTTGCTGGAAGAAGCCAAATTGCAGCGTATGCCAAAACCAAAAGCATTATCAGGCAAAATTGCCCTCATAACAGGCAGCGCCGGGGGTATAGGTAAAGCTATAGCTAAGAAATTTGTTGACGAAGGCGCTGTTGTAATCTTAAACGATATGAACGCCGAACGCTTGGAAGGCGCAGGCGAAGAGTTTAAAAAACAATACGGTAAAGATTCGTATACTACCGCTACGCTTGATGTTACCAATGCTGAACAGATTAACAGCGCGCTGGAAATCGCGGCTTTAGCATTTGGCGGTGTTGATATCGTGGTGAACAATGCCGGTCTGTCTATCTCTAAATCAATAGCCGACCATACCGAAAAAGATTGGGAGCTGCTATATGACGTGTTGGTGAAAGGCCAGTTCTTCATTACGCAGGCCGCGGTTGCTGTAATGAAAAAACAAGCTATTGGTGGCGATATAATTAACATTGTAAGCAAAAACGCCTTAGTAAGCGGACCAAACAACGCAGGTTACGGATCGGCCAAAGCAGCACAACTGCACCTGAGCCGTTTGAACGCTGCTGAATTAGGTACCGATGGCATCCGCGTTAACGTGGTGAACCCTGATGCGGTTATCAGCGACAGCAATATATGGGCCGGCGGCTGGGCCGAAGGTCGTGCCAAGGCTTATGGTATTACAGTAGCCGAACTGCCTGCTTACTACGCAAAACGCACACTGCTTAACGAAATCATTTTACCTGCCGATATTGCTGATGCCTGCTTTGCCTTTACCGGCGGCCTGCTCAACAAATCAACCGGTAACGTGTTGAATGTTGATGGCGGTGTAGCTATGGCATTTGTGCGATAA
- a CDS encoding sugar isomerase, whose protein sequence is MQLEKSIIDEANHKQQAAHQRKFDFVAADINGLDTIIQKISDFNIAIPSWALGTGGTRFGRFSGGGEPRSLEEKIEDVGLIHALNKSSNSISLHIPWDIPKNAASIKALAAQLGLHFDAVNSNTFQDQPDQQYSYKYGSLHHVDKAVRKQAVEHNIEVINYGIELDSKALSVWLSDGSNFPGQLNMRGAFERTLESLHEIYDALPADWKVWIEYKPYEPNFYSTTIGDWGQSYLLASKLGKKAQTLVDLGHHLGSTNIEQIVSLLLMEGKLAGFHFNDSKYGDDDLTVGSINPYQLFLIFNELVEGMDARGLNHATGIGWMIDASHNIKDPIEDLLQSVEAIKIAYAQALLVDQPALVQAQQNNDVVLAQEILQHAYRTDVRPLLAEARLRSGGALNPLAIYRQQTIRKQLIEERGALAVSTGL, encoded by the coding sequence ATGCAATTAGAGAAGAGCATAATTGACGAGGCTAATCATAAGCAACAGGCGGCGCATCAGCGCAAGTTTGATTTTGTTGCTGCCGATATAAACGGACTGGATACGATTATTCAAAAAATTTCCGATTTCAATATAGCTATACCCAGTTGGGCTTTAGGTACAGGCGGTACACGCTTCGGTCGTTTTTCGGGCGGTGGTGAGCCACGCAGCCTGGAAGAAAAAATTGAGGATGTAGGTTTAATACATGCGTTAAACAAAAGCAGCAATTCCATATCGCTGCACATTCCGTGGGATATCCCTAAAAACGCTGCTTCTATTAAAGCATTGGCAGCACAACTGGGCCTGCATTTTGACGCGGTTAACTCCAACACTTTTCAGGATCAGCCCGATCAGCAGTACAGCTACAAATATGGTTCTTTACACCATGTAGATAAGGCTGTACGCAAACAAGCAGTTGAACATAACATTGAGGTAATTAACTACGGTATTGAACTTGATTCAAAAGCGTTATCTGTTTGGCTGTCCGACGGATCAAATTTCCCCGGCCAGCTTAACATGCGCGGTGCGTTTGAGCGTACACTGGAAAGCCTTCACGAAATTTATGACGCCCTGCCTGCCGACTGGAAAGTATGGATAGAGTACAAACCTTACGAACCTAATTTTTATTCAACTACCATTGGCGATTGGGGCCAATCATACCTGCTGGCATCAAAACTGGGCAAAAAAGCGCAAACTTTGGTCGACTTAGGTCACCATTTGGGCAGCACCAACATTGAGCAGATTGTATCGTTGTTACTGATGGAAGGCAAACTTGCCGGTTTCCACTTTAACGATTCGAAATATGGCGATGACGACTTAACCGTAGGCAGCATTAATCCTTACCAACTGTTCCTGATATTTAATGAACTGGTTGAAGGCATGGATGCCCGTGGTTTAAATCATGCTACCGGTATAGGCTGGATGATAGATGCATCACACAACATAAAAGACCCAATTGAAGATCTTCTGCAATCTGTAGAAGCCATTAAAATTGCCTATGCTCAGGCTTTACTGGTCGATCAGCCAGCCCTGGTACAGGCACAGCAGAACAACGACGTAGTACTGGCGCAGGAAATATTACAGCACGCCTACCGCACCGATGTGCGTCCGTTATTGGCCGAAGCCCGCTTACGCTCGGGTGGTGCATTAAATCCTTTAGCTATATACAGACAGCAAACCATACGCAAACAACTGATAGAAGAACGTGGAGCGCTGGCAGTATCAACCGGCTTGTAA
- a CDS encoding FGGY-family carbohydrate kinase, with amino-acid sequence MEQIPVIAIFDVGKTNKKLFLFDENYKIVFERTARFTETHDEDGEPCENLDSLRLSVFDSLREIFKHKQFDLKAVNFSTYGASFVYVDEDGRPLTPLYNYLKPYPPELGRQFYETYGDEARFARETASPVLGNLNSGLQVYRLKYEQPEVFKKVKYALHLPQYMSYLLSGQMVTDLTSIGCHTALWDFGKNTYHEWVDKEGILPKMAPLKPADGVLSAVFPGSTYSVGIGLHDSSAALIPYLVSFNMPFVLISTGTWSISLNPFNQTPLTEEELKNDCLNYLQYKGGPVKASRLFTGYEYEQQVKRIAAHFNQDMIRYRTMNFDPAIVAKLQAKKALQSRHQQGELQKSVFEQRELADFSNDAEAYHQLMIDIVQQQTISTGYVLQGCKVQRIFVDGGFSKNTVFMHLLAFAFPHLEVYAASMAQATAVGTALAIHQAWNTKTLPHDLIELKYYSGVQNEVV; translated from the coding sequence ATGGAGCAAATACCTGTTATAGCTATTTTTGATGTGGGTAAAACCAATAAGAAGCTGTTCCTTTTTGATGAGAACTATAAAATAGTTTTTGAACGGACAGCCCGGTTTACCGAAACTCACGACGAAGATGGCGAACCTTGCGAAAACCTCGACAGCCTGCGGCTGTCGGTATTTGACTCGCTGAGGGAAATATTTAAGCATAAACAGTTTGACCTTAAGGCGGTCAACTTCTCAACTTATGGGGCCAGTTTTGTATATGTTGATGAAGATGGCAGGCCCCTTACCCCCTTGTATAATTACCTTAAACCATATCCACCAGAGTTGGGCAGGCAGTTTTATGAAACCTACGGCGATGAAGCCCGGTTTGCACGCGAAACTGCCTCGCCTGTTTTGGGTAATTTAAACTCGGGGCTGCAAGTGTACAGGCTTAAATACGAACAGCCCGAGGTATTTAAAAAGGTAAAATATGCGCTGCATTTACCTCAATACATGAGCTACCTGCTCAGCGGCCAAATGGTTACCGATCTTACGAGTATTGGCTGCCATACCGCACTGTGGGATTTTGGCAAAAACACCTATCATGAGTGGGTAGACAAAGAAGGCATCCTTCCCAAAATGGCGCCCCTAAAACCTGCTGATGGCGTCCTTTCGGCTGTATTTCCCGGGAGTACTTATAGTGTGGGCATCGGCCTGCATGATAGTTCGGCCGCGCTTATACCTTACCTCGTGAGTTTTAACATGCCGTTTGTGCTGATATCTACGGGTACATGGTCTATCAGCCTGAACCCTTTTAACCAAACACCGCTTACCGAAGAAGAGCTTAAAAACGATTGTCTCAACTACCTGCAATATAAAGGTGGCCCTGTTAAGGCATCAAGGCTATTTACAGGTTACGAATATGAACAGCAGGTAAAACGCATTGCAGCTCATTTTAACCAGGACATGATCAGGTACCGCACTATGAATTTTGATCCGGCTATAGTTGCAAAGCTACAGGCAAAAAAGGCGCTGCAATCCAGGCATCAGCAGGGCGAATTACAAAAATCGGTATTTGAACAACGTGAGCTTGCCGATTTCAGCAACGATGCCGAAGCTTATCACCAATTAATGATCGACATAGTTCAGCAGCAAACCATATCCACCGGCTATGTGCTGCAGGGTTGTAAAGTACAAAGGATATTTGTAGATGGCGGATTCAGTAAAAACACGGTGTTTATGCACCTGCTGGCTTTCGCTTTCCCGCATCTGGAGGTTTACGCGGCATCAATGGCACAAGCTACCGCTGTGGGTACAGCCCTTGCTATACACCAGGCATGGAACACCAAAACCCTACCTCATGACCTGATAGAGCTGAAATACTATTCAGGAGTTCAGAATGAAGTGGTGTGA
- a CDS encoding alpha/beta fold hydrolase — protein MTFADELTLKVVSTFEGYKSSMKKLKELFTRVKAIDHRDNQDITDLLWQLICYSPKMPVRLQSQQLLDEATPFTLEADDPHFSCSMLKFNGFIWGNGSRRVLITHGWGSKAADFTELITALRMIDDLQIIAFDAPGNGSSEGELSNLSLFAKAAEAIVNTYGPPDILIGHSLGAMANTIVINSTNIKPSLLISIAPLVRLRENFIATMTAADVPVAAQDKFFEAFKLLVEVPASYFNLPGLYPDDAAVKHLLVYDKEDKTAPYSYLQKFLSNHPEILIKEYEAVGHERIIKDTGLIQDIVEAVKTATL, from the coding sequence ATGACATTTGCAGATGAGTTGACTTTAAAAGTGGTTTCTACCTTTGAAGGTTACAAATCATCTATGAAAAAACTTAAAGAACTTTTTACCCGGGTTAAAGCAATAGACCATCGCGATAATCAAGATATAACCGATTTGCTTTGGCAGCTGATCTGCTATTCGCCTAAAATGCCCGTAAGGTTACAAAGCCAGCAATTGCTTGATGAGGCAACCCCGTTTACGTTGGAAGCAGACGATCCGCATTTTAGCTGCTCGATGTTAAAGTTTAATGGTTTTATATGGGGTAACGGCAGCCGCAGGGTATTGATTACGCATGGCTGGGGCTCTAAGGCAGCTGATTTTACCGAGCTGATCACCGCGCTTCGAATGATAGACGATTTGCAGATTATTGCCTTTGATGCTCCGGGTAATGGCAGTTCAGAGGGCGAACTTTCCAACCTGTCGCTTTTTGCAAAAGCCGCGGAAGCAATTGTTAATACCTACGGACCACCCGATATATTAATAGGGCATTCACTTGGAGCGATGGCTAACACCATTGTTATTAATAGTACGAATATCAAGCCATCCTTACTGATTAGCATAGCTCCATTGGTGAGATTAAGGGAAAATTTTATTGCCACCATGACAGCGGCGGATGTGCCTGTTGCTGCTCAGGATAAGTTTTTTGAAGCTTTCAAATTATTGGTCGAAGTGCCTGCCTCGTATTTTAATCTACCCGGTTTATATCCGGATGATGCCGCCGTAAAACATCTGCTTGTTTATGATAAGGAAGATAAAACCGCTCCTTATAGTTATTTGCAGAAGTTTTTAAGCAACCATCCCGAAATATTGATTAAAGAATATGAAGCCGTAGGCCACGAGCGGATAATTAAAGACACCGGGCTTATTCAGGATATTGTAGAAGCGGTGAAGACGGCCACTTTATAA